From the Deinococcus gobiensis I-0 genome, the window CGGGCGCAGCTCTGTCTCCAGAGCTTCAGGTTGAAGTCGCTCCGCTTCCGGGGGTGCTGTTCAGGACTCAGGACTACAGGCCGAATAGACCGCGTAGAGCGGCCCACTGTCCAGCCAGAGGTCTGTGCTCAGCGTGAGACGAAGCCGATGAGGAAGGCCAGGAGCATGAACAGCGCCCCCGCCACGCTCGTCAGGCGGACCAGGCCCCCCTCGACGCCGCGCCCGCCGAGCAGCGAGCCGCCGGACGCCATGCTGGCCGACAGTCCCGCCTGCCGGGGCACCTGAAGCAGCACGAAGAAGACCAGCCCCACGCACACCAGGGCGAACAGCACCAGAAAAATCGTCAGGATCACACTCATCTCAGACCTCACGGCACGCCGGTCGTCTAGGCCGGGTACCTCTTCGAGGCGGCAGTATACACGAACGTTCCCGGCTCAGTTCAGGTCGGGGACCGGCGGCAGGGTCGCCAGGAGTTCGGCGATGCGGGCCAGCAGCGTGGGGGCCTCCAGCGCCCGCATCCGCTGCTCCGGACTCAGGGGCAGCAGCGCCGCCGCGTAGCTCGCCAGCAGCAGGGCGCCCTGCGGCGCATGTTGGCGGATCAGTTCGGCTTCCTGAGGGTACACGCGCATCAGTCCGGCGAGCAGGCGCGCACTCTGGCCGGACATTCCGTGCAGGTCGGCCAGCCGCCCTTCCAGCGGCCACAGGTCGAGGTCGGCCGCGAGATAACTGTGGGAGGTGTCGAAGGCCCGCACACGGAAGCGCTCACCCCCCTCGACCTCCACCGAACTCGTGCCGTCCTCGTGCGTCTCGGCCCAGCGCAGATGGGCAAGGGTGCCCACGAGCGACACCCGGCCCGTCAGGGTCTCGCCCTGCGCGGCGCCGGGCCGCAGGATGCGCACCACCCCGAACGGCTCACCCGTTTCCTGCACACGCCGGAGCAGCTCCCGGTAGCGCGGCTCGAAGATATAGAGCGGCAGACGCTGACCGGGAAACAGGACGATGTTGGGCAGTGGAAACAGTGGAACGGACATGGCCTCTGGCGATCTCCCCGGCGCCGGCTTCAGCATCTCGCCTGGACCACCGGGACACTGCCCTAAAAGATACCTTCTGACCCGAAGAACCGTAACACTTCTTACAGCTTCATGAAGAGCCTTCCTTTAGGGCGCGTTTGCCGGGTGGCTCAGCCCGCTTCGCCGGAACCGGACCGGGCCGTACGGCGGGGCCGCCTGGGGGCCGGAGGATCGGGGGCCTTCCAGGCCCGCAGGTCGTCGGCCGACGCGCCCAGGGTCAGGAGGACGGCGCTGTCCTGGGTGGTCAGTCCGGCGGAAGGCAGCAGATCGGGCCGACGCGCCAGCGTCCGGGCCAGGGCCTGCTCGCGCCGCCACGCCGCGACCGCCGCATGGTTGCCGCCGCGCAACACCTCGGGCACCTCCTGGCCACGCCACTCGGGCGGGCGGGTGTACTCGGGGTAGTCGAGCAGGCCGCTGGAAAAGGAGTCGGCCTGATGCGAGGCCTCGTCGCCCAGCACCCCCGGCACGAGGCGCGCGACGGCCTCCAGGACGCAGGCCGCCGCCGCCTCGCCGCCCATCATCACGAAGTCTCCGATGCTCAGTTCGCGGGTGACGAGGCCCTCGGTGCGCGCGTCGAAGCCTTCGTAGCGCCCACACAAGAAGGCGAGGTGCGACTTGCCCGCCAGCTCCTCGGCCACCGCCTGCGTAAAGCGCTCGCCCGCCGGGCTGAACAGGATGACCTCGTCGGGGGGCGGGCGACCCGCATCGGCCGCGAGCGATTCCAGTGCCCGCGCGGCCACGTCCACCCGGATCACCATGCCCGCACCGCCGCCGTAGGGCGTGTCGTCCACCTTGAGGTGCCGGTTCTCCGAGAACTCGCGCATCTGCACGAGGTTCACGTCCACCAGCCCGCGCGCGCGCGCCTTGCCCACGATGGCCTCGGAGGCGAAGGGCGCGAGCAGTTCGGGAAACAGGGTCAGGAAGGAGAAGGTGAGCATGAGCCGCTCAGCCCTCCCGCTCCGGGGCGGGCGCGTCTTCTTCGGCGTCGCCCAGCAGGCCCTCCGGCGCATCCTCGGCCAGCCGCACGCGGGCGGGCCGCCCCGCCCCGCTTTCGATCACGACATACGGCGCCTGAAGGGGCAAGAAGGCCTCGCCGCCGGGGTGGGCCACGACCAGCAGGTCCTGGTGCCCGCCGTCGAACACGTCGCGGACCTCCCCCAGAACCTCGCCGCCGCTGCCCAGCAGGGGCAGGCCACGCAGGTCGTGGTAGTAGTAGCTGCCCTCCTCCAGCGCAGGGAGTTCGGCGTCGGCGGCATAGACCTCGGCGCCGCGCAGCACCTCGGCCTCCTCACGGGTCGTGACGCCCGCGAGGTGCAGCACCACGCCGGGAGCCAGCGCCTCGGTGCGCCGCAGCCGCAGCCAGCCGCGCCCGGCGACGTAGACCCGACCCAGGTCCATGACCTGCTCGGGGTCGCCCAGCACGTACAGCTTGACGCCGCCCTGCACGCCGTGCGGCCCCAGCAGATGGCCCAGGCGGGTGCTGTCGGCCGGGCCTTCGCCGGGCGGGCGGGAACCGGGGCGGCTCACGCCTTGCGCGGCGCGTCGAGGTCCACGTTCAGCCGCTCGCGGGGGTCGGAGGCGCTGCGCACCAGGGTACGGATCGCCTGGATCACGCGGCCCTGGCGGCCGATCAGTCGGCCTTCCTCGCCGGGGCCGACCCGCACGATGACCGTCGGGCCACGCCGGCTCACGCGCACGAGCGAGGGCTGGTCCACCACGCACTGCGCCAGAAAGAGGGTCAATTCGGCCGGATCGCTTTTCATGGCGGGCATTGTAGAGCAGTTCATCGGGAGGGCGGAGGCGGCCGGGCACAGGCACAGCGGCCACATTTCACGTCCTGCGCGCCCAAATTCGGCGTTGCGTGCCGGGCGGAAACCCTCTCGCTTCTTCCGGGGGACGGGCACCGGGACCGGAGGGCCGGGACCCGCCTCTCACCCTCGCCCAATGGTCGGGCGGTATGGTGCCTTAATCGTGAGTTTAGTGTTCAACTGGGCCGCCCTCGGGCAGCGGAGCGAGGGACCGGGAACCGGCGGCACGCTGCGCCGTGAACCGCAGGACTTCCGGGTCGAGGAAGTGCCGGCCTACCCCTTCTCGGGCGAGGGACCGCACCTCTACCTGCATGTCGAGAAGACCGGCCACACCACCGCCCACGTCGTGCGCGAGCTGTGCACCCAGCTCGGCGTGCGCGACCGCGACGTGGGGGTCGCGGGCCTCAAGGACCGGCACGCGGTCACGACCCAGTGGCTGAGCGTGCCCGCCAAGCACGAGTCGCGGCTGGGCCAGTTCACGCTGGACGGTGTCAGGATTCTGGAGACCACCCGGCACGGCAACAAGCTGGGCATGGGGCACCTGCGCGGCAACCGCTTCGTGGTGCGGGTCCGGGACGCGGCCGGGCAGGCCCCGGCGGCCGAGGCCACCCTGCGCACCCTGGTGGGGGGCGGCGTGCCGAACTACTTCGGGCCGCAGCGCTTCGGACTGGGCGGCCTGAACGCCGAGGAGGGTCTGCGCGTGCTGCGCGGCGAATCCGCGCTGCGTGACCCGCGCGTGCGCCGCTTCCTGACGAGCAGTGTGCAGAGCGCGGTCTTCAATGCGGCCCTGAGCCTGCGCCTGGAACGCGGCATCTTCGCGGCGGTGCTGGCCGGCGACATGGCGAAGAAGCACGCGACCGGCGGGGTCTTCCTGGTCGAGGACGCGGCGGCCGAGTCCGTGCGCGCCGCCGCCGGCGAGATCAGCGCGACGGGCACGCTCTTCGGGCGCAAGGCGCGGCCCCTGACCCTGGACGCGGGCGCGCTGGAGGCCGAGGCCCTGGCGGCCTTCGGGCTGACCCCGGCGGCCTTCGGGTCACGGCTGGGCGACCGCCGCTTCACGCGGGTCTTTCCAGAGGACGCGGGGATCGAGGCCACCGAAGACGGCTTCGTGGCCGCCTTCACGCTGCCCAAGGGCAGTTTCGCGACCAGTGTGCTGCGCGAGATCATGAAGTCGGACGTGGATTTCGCGGCGCTGGAAGGCGCCCCGGACGGCCTGACCGGGGCGCAGGACGCGGCGGGAGGCGGGGCCGACACCGATCAGGAGGAGACATGAGAAAACGCACCCTGGGCGCACTCGCGGCGCTGCTGTCCAGCCTGGCCCTGGCCTTTCAGGTGCCCGAGACGCAACTGAGCCTACGCACCTCGTACGGCGGAGCCGTCCTCGAGGGCCGGGTCTCGGCCTCCCGCAACGACGCCCTGACCGGCGTGTGGGCGGGGCCCGGCCGGGCGCGCCTGATGCGCTGCGCGCCGCTGTGTACGGTCGTGACCAGCGTCCCGGTGCAGGGCCTGCTCGTCCTGAGCGGCGACTCGGCCTACCGCGTGGCCCTGGCCGGGCAGTTCCAGGCCGGCCAGAAGATCAGCGTGACCCTGAAGTTCCAGAACCAGGGCGTGGTCGTGGCCCAGGCGGTCGTCAGCCGGCTGTGAAGGCCGCGCGGCAGGCCGAGCTGCGCCGCCTGTTCCTGGCGACCAGCTACGGCACGCCCCGGGAACGCTTCGGGCTGGGGCCGGCGCGGGCAGGCAGCGCGCCGCCGGGCTGGGCCACGCGCGGCGCGGCTTGGGCCATCGTGACCGCCTGGAATCCGGGAGGGTGGCAGGGGGACCGCGCCCGCAACGAGGCCGCGCAGCGTGACCTCGAACTCCTCGTACGCCGGTCGGGCTGCCCGGTGCTGGACGGGGTCAACGGCGAGGGCGAATGGGCCGAGCCGAGCCTGATCGTCCTGGGGGCTTCGCAGGAGCAGGCCCGCGACTGGGCGGCCAGCTTCGGGCAGGCGGCGGCCCTGTGGGGCCAGGGCGCGCGCGCGGCGCTGGTCTGGTCCCACGCGGCGCACCCGGCCCCGGAAGACCAGGCCTGGACCTTTCCCCTGCGGCCGGAACCGGACGGCCCGGACGGGGTATAGTGCCCGCTTGTGACGTTTGACGCCCCCCCCACGCCCCCTGCCCCGGACGCGATCTCGCCGCTGGGTGTCCTGCCTCCGCCGGGGCCGAACTGCGTGCACCTGCCCCTGCACGTGACCCCGCAGGAACTGGCCCGCTACGCGGTCGGGCTGGCGAACGCGCGCGGCGGTACGGTGCTCGTGGGCGTGGACATGCTGGAGGGCGGCGCGGGCCGGGCGGGCGCGCGCCACAGCGACGCGGGCGAGCTGCACCCCCTGATGGTCACGCACGCCATCTTCGAGCTGTCGGGGGGCCGCCTGACCGTGAACGTGCAGCACCACCGCCTGCCGGGCGGCGCGCGGGTACTGGCCGTGTTCGTGCCGCAGGCCCCCTACGTGCTGGCCGCCCCCGACGGCGCGGTCATCGCCTGGGACGGCGCGCACCTCGTGCCGGTCACGCCCGCCGAGAGCGAGCCGGTGGCCGACCAGGACTACACGGCGGTCGTGCCGCCCGACGCCTCGCTGGCCGACCTCGACCCGGCCGAGGTGGCGCGGCTGCGCTCGCTGGGGCGGCGTCAGGGCGCGGCGAACCTGCCGGACCTCGACTTCCTGCGTGAACTGGGGCTGCTCGTGCCCAGCGGCGGAGCGCTGCGGCCCACGCTGGCGGGCATTCTGCTGGCGGGCACCCCGGCGGCGTTGCGGGCACATGTGCCGCAGTCGGAGGTCTGCTTTTACCACCACGCGACCGCCGACGTGGAGTTCCAGTTCCGGGAAGACCTGCTGCGGCCCATTCCGGCGCTCCTCACGCGGCTGGCCGAGCTGATCCAGGCGCGCAACCGCTTCACCCCCGTGCAGGTGGGCCTGTTCCGTATCGAGGTCTGGGACCAGGACGAGGCGGTGTACCGCGAGGCGCTGCTCAACGCGCTCACCCACCGCGACTACACGCTGCGCGACGTGGTGCATGTCCACCACTATCCCGACCGGCTGGAGATCATGAATCCGGGCGGCCTGACGGGCGGCATCACGCCGGGCAACATCCTGCGCCACCAGCCCAAACGCCGAAATCCCCTGCTGGCCGAGGTCCTGGCCCGCCTGGGGCTGGTCGAGCGCGCGGGGGTCGGCGTGGACAAGATGTTCAGCCTGATGCTGCGCCACGGCAAGGAACCGCCCGAGTTCCTGACCTACCCCGACGCCGTGACCCTGAGCCTGCACAGCCCCGGCTTCGACGCCGAGTTCGTGCGCTTCGTGGCGCGCAAGCAAGAAGAGATGCAGACCCTGTCGCTGGACATGCTGATCGTGCTGAGCCTACTGGCCCGCGAGGGCGAGGCGACCCGCGCCCACCTCGCGCGCGCCCTGCAACTGCCCGAGGACCGCACGCCCCGGCTGCTGCGCAGCATGGAGGAGCACGGCCTGATCGCCCGCGCCGCCCCCGGGCGCGGCATCGCCTACCAGCTCACGGCGGAGGTCTGCGCGGCCCTGGGCAAGACGCCGCTGGGTCAGCCGGGCCCCGCCCAGCCGGCTCCGGTTCAGCCTGTTCCGGCGCAGCCCCCGGTGTCCTCGCCCCCCGCCGTCCCGGCACCGGACCCGGCCCCCACCCCGCGCCCCCGGTCCGCGAAGGCCACCCCGGACAAGACCCGCCGACCGGCCCCCGCGCCCGATCCCTCGGCGCTGACGACCGCCGAAATCCGGGCCGTCGCCCTGACCCTGGCGCGTGAGCGCGGACAGGTGCGCAACGCCGAGCTGCGCGAGACCTGCGGCCTGAAGACCCAGCAGGCCTGGCGCGTCCTGCGGAGGCTGGTGCAGGACGGCCTGCTCGTCAAGCGCGGCAATGGCACGCGTGATGCCTATTACGAACTGGGCTGACAGGGCCCAGGGGGCTCAGGCCTGTGCCAGCGCCGCGTTCAGCTCGTCGCGCAGTGTACGCGCCGCCTCCCGTCCGGCGACCACATCCAGACCGGCGGCGTACTGCACGGCGCGGCTGGCGCTCGCCAGCGCCCCGGTGCCGTCCGAATGGAAGGCGGGGGCCAGATCGGCCGCCCGCGCGCCCTGTGCTCCCAGACCCGGCAGCAGCAGCAGTGCGCGGGGCATCGCGGCGCGGAACCGGGCGAGGTCGCCGGGATGCGTCGCCCCCACCACCGCGCCCACGCTGGCGTACCCGTCCCCGGCTTCCTGCGCGTTCAGGCGGGCGATCTCGGCGGCCACCCGCTCGCTGATTCCCTCGCCCTGGAGGTCGTCCTGGCCCGGATTGCTCGTCTTGACCAGCACGAAGACGGCTCCCGCATTCGCCCGCGCGGCCTCCACGAAGGGCGTCAGGGTGGCGAAGCCCAGGAAGGGATTGACCGTCAGGGCGTCTCCGGCGTGCGCTCCCGCGAGCCAGCCCTGGGCGTAGGCGGCGGCCGTCGTGCCGATGTCGCCGCGCTTGCCGTCCAGCAGCACCGGCAGCCCCAGCGTGCGCGCCTGGGCACAGACCTCCTCGAGCAGCGTGAAGCCCGGCAGTCCCAGCGCCTCGAAAAAGGCGAGCTGCGGCTTGACGCACGCGGCGAAGGGCGCGGTGGCCTCCAGCACGTCGAGGGTATGGCTGCGCAGCGCGTCCAGGTCCCGGTACTCGGAGAGGCGGGGATCGAGGCCCACGCAGAGCCGGGTCTGGAGGCGGCGGGTGCGGTCGGTCACGGCCTGGGCGAAAGTCATCGGCGCGAGGCTAACACGGCGCGCGCCGCCTCCACGATGGCGGCGTTGTCCTGGGCGGGCCGGCCGTCAGGCAGGGTCAGCATGTCCTCCAGCCCGGCGCGGGTCGCGAGGCCCCGTTCGGCGGCGCGGCGCACGAGCGGCCACGCGCTGCGGTCCAGCCCGTGCAGCAGCCGAGGCACGCCCGGAGCCACGCCACGCAGGGCCGCCAGCAGGGCGTCGGCCTGGGACAGGGCGGCCTCCTCCGGCCCGTCGGGCAACTCGGCGAGAATCCGTGTCAGGCGGTCCGTGCCGGGCCAGCCGCGCAACTGCGCCGCCGCTTCCGGTGTCCACACGCCCGCCTCGACGCCGATCCTGCCGCCGAGCAGCAGGTCGGCCAACGCCCGTGCGTGCGGCTCGTGGACATTGACCGACACGTAGTCGGGCCGCGCCTGCGGGGGCAGCGCCAGCCAGGCGCGCGCCGCCGCGAGCTGGCCCTCCACGTCCGGCAGAATCCAGAAACCGCTGGAGATGCCGGCCGGCACCCCCGGGCACGCCGCGCGTACGGCCCGCAGCGCCGACGCCACGTCGTCGGCCGAGAGGCTCTCCCGGCCCCCGGCGCTGCGGGGGTGCAGGTGCAGGGCCTGCGCGCCCGCCCGCACAGCCGCGAGGGCCTGCGCCGCCAGTTCGGCGGGCCGCAGGGGCACCGCCGGGTGGTCTGCGGGCGTCCGTGGACCGTTCAGACAGGCCTGAAGCATGTCCCGGACTGTACCCTGCCCCCATGACCTTTTCCATCGTGGGCCGCGACCCCCTCACCGGCGACCTGGGTGTGGCGGTCGCCAGCAAGTTCCTGGCGGTCGGGGCACTGGTGCCCTTCGTGCGCGCGGGCGTGGGCGCGGTGGCGACCCAGAGCTACGTGAACCCCACCTACGGCCCCGAGGGCCTGCGCCTGCTCGCCTCGGGCCGCGCGCCGCAGGAGATCGCCGCGACCTTCCGCGCCCAGGACGCCGGCTTCGAGCAGCGGCAGTTCGGGCTGGTGGCGGCCGACGGCCGGGCCGTGACCCACACCGGCCAGCAGTGCCACGCCTGGGCGGGGGGCCTGACCCGGGAGGACGTGGCCATCCAGGGCAACATCCTGACCGGGCCGGAGGTCGTGGACGCCATGCTGGCCGCCTGGGAGGACGCGCAGGGTCAGCCCCTCCCCCGGCGGCTGCTCGCAGCGCTGCGTGCGGGCGACGCGGCGGGCGGCGACCGGCGCGGGCGACAGTCGGCGGCGCTGCTGTGCGCCGGACCGGGACGCGGCTACGCGGGGCTGAGCGACGACTGGGTGAACCTGCGCGCCGACGACCATACCGACCCCTGCGCCGAGCTGGAGCGGCTGCTGGACCTCCACGACCTGCTCTTCGGTCGCCCGCAGACGACCCGTCCCCTCACGCCGGACGAGCTGGACTGGCTGCGCGCCCTGCTCGTGCGCGGGGGCTACGCCGGGACGCTGGCGGGCGGCTCCTGGAACGCCGAGACCGAGGCGGCGGCC encodes:
- the secG gene encoding preprotein translocase subunit SecG, translating into MILTIFLVLFALVCVGLVFFVLLQVPRQAGLSASMASGGSLLGGRGVEGGLVRLTSVAGALFMLLAFLIGFVSR
- a CDS encoding LON peptidase substrate-binding domain-containing protein, which gives rise to MSVPLFPLPNIVLFPGQRLPLYIFEPRYRELLRRVQETGEPFGVVRILRPGAAQGETLTGRVSLVGTLAHLRWAETHEDGTSSVEVEGGERFRVRAFDTSHSYLAADLDLWPLEGRLADLHGMSGQSARLLAGLMRVYPQEAELIRQHAPQGALLLASYAAALLPLSPEQRMRALEAPTLLARIAELLATLPPVPDLN
- the trmD gene encoding tRNA (guanosine(37)-N1)-methyltransferase TrmD, whose amino-acid sequence is MLTFSFLTLFPELLAPFASEAIVGKARARGLVDVNLVQMREFSENRHLKVDDTPYGGGAGMVIRVDVAARALESLAADAGRPPPDEVILFSPAGERFTQAVAEELAGKSHLAFLCGRYEGFDARTEGLVTRELSIGDFVMMGGEAAAACVLEAVARLVPGVLGDEASHQADSFSSGLLDYPEYTRPPEWRGQEVPEVLRGGNHAAVAAWRREQALARTLARRPDLLPSAGLTTQDSAVLLTLGASADDLRAWKAPDPPAPRRPRRTARSGSGEAG
- the rimM gene encoding ribosome maturation factor RimM (Essential for efficient processing of 16S rRNA) gives rise to the protein MSRPGSRPPGEGPADSTRLGHLLGPHGVQGGVKLYVLGDPEQVMDLGRVYVAGRGWLRLRRTEALAPGVVLHLAGVTTREEAEVLRGAEVYAADAELPALEEGSYYYHDLRGLPLLGSGGEVLGEVRDVFDGGHQDLLVVAHPGGEAFLPLQAPYVVIESGAGRPARVRLAEDAPEGLLGDAEEDAPAPEREG
- a CDS encoding KH domain-containing protein, with protein sequence MKSDPAELTLFLAQCVVDQPSLVRVSRRGPTVIVRVGPGEEGRLIGRQGRVIQAIRTLVRSASDPRERLNVDLDAPRKA
- the truD gene encoding tRNA pseudouridine(13) synthase TruD, translating into MSLVFNWAALGQRSEGPGTGGTLRREPQDFRVEEVPAYPFSGEGPHLYLHVEKTGHTTAHVVRELCTQLGVRDRDVGVAGLKDRHAVTTQWLSVPAKHESRLGQFTLDGVRILETTRHGNKLGMGHLRGNRFVVRVRDAAGQAPAAEATLRTLVGGGVPNYFGPQRFGLGGLNAEEGLRVLRGESALRDPRVRRFLTSSVQSAVFNAALSLRLERGIFAAVLAGDMAKKHATGGVFLVEDAAAESVRAAAGEISATGTLFGRKARPLTLDAGALEAEALAAFGLTPAAFGSRLGDRRFTRVFPEDAGIEATEDGFVAAFTLPKGSFATSVLREIMKSDVDFAALEGAPDGLTGAQDAAGGGADTDQEET
- a CDS encoding DUF3293 domain-containing protein, with amino-acid sequence MKAARQAELRRLFLATSYGTPRERFGLGPARAGSAPPGWATRGAAWAIVTAWNPGGWQGDRARNEAAQRDLELLVRRSGCPVLDGVNGEGEWAEPSLIVLGASQEQARDWAASFGQAAALWGQGARAALVWSHAAHPAPEDQAWTFPLRPEPDGPDGV
- a CDS encoding helix-turn-helix domain-containing protein → MTFDAPPTPPAPDAISPLGVLPPPGPNCVHLPLHVTPQELARYAVGLANARGGTVLVGVDMLEGGAGRAGARHSDAGELHPLMVTHAIFELSGGRLTVNVQHHRLPGGARVLAVFVPQAPYVLAAPDGAVIAWDGAHLVPVTPAESEPVADQDYTAVVPPDASLADLDPAEVARLRSLGRRQGAANLPDLDFLRELGLLVPSGGALRPTLAGILLAGTPAALRAHVPQSEVCFYHHATADVEFQFREDLLRPIPALLTRLAELIQARNRFTPVQVGLFRIEVWDQDEAVYREALLNALTHRDYTLRDVVHVHHYPDRLEIMNPGGLTGGITPGNILRHQPKRRNPLLAEVLARLGLVERAGVGVDKMFSLMLRHGKEPPEFLTYPDAVTLSLHSPGFDAEFVRFVARKQEEMQTLSLDMLIVLSLLAREGEATRAHLARALQLPEDRTPRLLRSMEEHGLIARAAPGRGIAYQLTAEVCAALGKTPLGQPGPAQPAPVQPVPAQPPVSSPPAVPAPDPAPTPRPRSAKATPDKTRRPAPAPDPSALTTAEIRAVALTLARERGQVRNAELRETCGLKTQQAWRVLRRLVQDGLLVKRGNGTRDAYYELG
- the pyrF gene encoding orotidine-5'-phosphate decarboxylase, whose protein sequence is MTFAQAVTDRTRRLQTRLCVGLDPRLSEYRDLDALRSHTLDVLEATAPFAACVKPQLAFFEALGLPGFTLLEEVCAQARTLGLPVLLDGKRGDIGTTAAAYAQGWLAGAHAGDALTVNPFLGFATLTPFVEAARANAGAVFVLVKTSNPGQDDLQGEGISERVAAEIARLNAQEAGDGYASVGAVVGATHPGDLARFRAAMPRALLLLPGLGAQGARAADLAPAFHSDGTGALASASRAVQYAAGLDVVAGREAARTLRDELNAALAQA
- a CDS encoding 3-keto-5-aminohexanoate cleavage protein, which encodes MLQACLNGPRTPADHPAVPLRPAELAAQALAAVRAGAQALHLHPRSAGGRESLSADDVASALRAVRAACPGVPAGISSGFWILPDVEGQLAAARAWLALPPQARPDYVSVNVHEPHARALADLLLGGRIGVEAGVWTPEAAAQLRGWPGTDRLTRILAELPDGPEEAALSQADALLAALRGVAPGVPRLLHGLDRSAWPLVRRAAERGLATRAGLEDMLTLPDGRPAQDNAAIVEAARAVLASRR
- a CDS encoding DUF1028 domain-containing protein is translated as MTFSIVGRDPLTGDLGVAVASKFLAVGALVPFVRAGVGAVATQSYVNPTYGPEGLRLLASGRAPQEIAATFRAQDAGFEQRQFGLVAADGRAVTHTGQQCHAWAGGLTREDVAIQGNILTGPEVVDAMLAAWEDAQGQPLPRRLLAALRAGDAAGGDRRGRQSAALLCAGPGRGYAGLSDDWVNLRADDHTDPCAELERLLDLHDLLFGRPQTTRPLTPDELDWLRALLVRGGYAGTLAGGSWNAETEAAAWALYGTENLEERWVPGGEVDPAALAYLREKFGS